The genome window AGATTCAGTCATAGCACATCATTTGTCGGTTTATCGTGCCACATTAACCCACCAAGAGGAGACCGCAGAGAGGGAAACACGCCAACATCTGGGACCAGCAGACCACTTAGGATGAACCCAAGCATCTGCAACGCTGCAAGCCAACTTTACACGTCCAGAATCTCTGCCAACGCTTTCTGGAGTCTGTCGTGGGCTCTCTGGACCCTCTCCATAGGAGTCAGCTTGTCATCGTCCACCTGGTCGCCTCGCACTGCCTGGAGATTGGTAGGATTCGCTTCGAGATTGTTCATCATCGACTGAGCATGCAGCTTGCGATAAATCTTCTTGCGGAGGTTCTCACGCTCCTCCATTTTGGCCTTCATTCTCTCCTGAATGGCTTTGGTGAACTCATGAGCATGGACCCAGGTCTGGGCCTTGTTACACTCCGGCTTGGTGTATCTGAGGATGGCTGCGATAGCCTCGTCCGAGAGAGCAGGGCGTCCCTTTGTGGCTCCGTCATACACTGGCTGCTTGTGATTGGTCTGGCAGAAATGTGAGCGATGCTGGACGGGCAATGACTCTGAGCACTCACGCTCGGAGATTCCTTGGGCCCTGGGACGTTCTTGCCAATTTCGTTGCGAGCCTGGAAAGGCAGCCCGAGTGTGGCCTGTCGAGCTGCCTGGGACTGAGCCATCATAACCTTCGCAATCTCCTCGCGGTTGATGCTGATACGCTTGGAGGTCGGATTTGGCTTAGGCTGAGTCTCATTGGAGCCATCCTTTGCTTTGGCTTTCGGGGTATCACCCTCGACTTCGCGGGCGTTGCGCTTCATCTTGGGATCCAGATCCGTCCCGTCTTCGATAGCTGAGGGGAGAAGCCTAACGATATGTCAGATCAGTAGTAGCGTTAACGAGACTGACAAGTTCttgaggagaggaagacgactGAAAAGATGCCCGaagagaagacgaagacagATGAATGCAAATTAATGTCATGAGAAGTTCTACTTACCCTCGCATCTTAGTGTGTTGGTGTGCTTTGCTCGGCATGGCTCCGCTTGTGGTGGTGAGCGAATAGCGGTGGTGATGGAAGAGACGTTGCACGGAAAGCGAGTTTTGTCGTGATACGGACTCTCTTCTAGCCCTGGAAAAGTCCTAGTGCCGAGAGAAATGTCTTGAAAGGTCCTGTTGCCACTGTTGGGATGAAATAGTGAATGCGCAGTGGTCTTCAGTCTGATATCCAGCGACCAGCCTGCCTCCAAGGCTACGTCACAACAAAACGGTGACTTCTTGTCTTGAAATATCATTGCAAACTCCCTCGCGTTCATTGCAATGTCAGAAAGTATTTTAGGTTTTTCATTGACCCTCGTTACATTTACAAGGTATTTAAATCATCCAGCGGATTCCGATACAGCTTCAGATTCGCCTTCACCCAACAGTTTGTCGAGTTTCAGCCTCATAACTAGGGTGCTATCAAGTTGTCCTTGACAGACGAGAAGTGAAATAACTTCCTCGTTTGACACTGTTTCCAAGAACGGTCATTGTTCTTCATTAAGCTTGTTGTATCTCATAGCTGAAAGCTTCATTGACTTTCCCCCGGTCGTGTCGCAATCCCTTAGCCCGTCCAATCctccttgatcaaatccGCTGTGCGCTCTGCAATAGCGTACAGGTTAGCCATCGGATGACCGCAAAGCTGAAGCGGATGAATAGACGCATCGACAACGCGAACATTCGCCGTGCCGTACACCTGCAGCCGATCGTTGACGACTCCACCTAGAGAACGGGGCATCATGGCCGCTGTGCCGATGGCATGGAAGTTGGACGCATCTACAGCACTGAGTTAGAGACATCTCCtaggaaaaagagaaaattaCCCCACGTACAGTTATCTTCCAACCAGTTCCCCCACACCTCATCCGCGGCATCCCCAGGCACCGCCGACAGACCAGGCCTCGATTCCTCCTCAATCATCCCCTCAAGCGGCGCAGAGCGAAACATCCGCCGGATGAACTTGGCAATTGCAACCTGCAGCTGGATATCCCAGTCCAACAGGCCGTAATTGGGACTGATCGCGGGCTGGGCTGCCGGATCAGAAGAGCGGATGTGCACGTTCCCGCGTGCAAAGGGGAGGAGGCCCCAGAACCCGGCGTTGACGGTTTTCTCGCCGCCGGGCTTGAAGATTATTTCTGCAATGGGAATGTTGTTCTTGAAGATAAGGTCGTGTTGCACTTGGAATACAGCCCGCAGGTGTTCGGGTTGCATGGCTCCGTTGCTCATGTTTGCGACGAGGGCAGCGTACGAGGGGAGCTTGGTATGTGTGAGGTtggcgagggaggagataTCCTGACTGAAGATGTCCGTGGCCGATGCGAAAGTGACGGTTCTGCCGCCGGTGATGGGTGAATGGGTCGACGCTGTCATGAGAGTGTTCATCTGATCCTGTAAGTTTTCTCCGACGCCTGGGAGTGAGACGTGAACGGGGATGTTGTGTTGATTGAGGATGCTATAAGGGAGTTTCAGTGCCTCAGCTCAAGCCCGTTTATCGCGGATATAAGACCGAGAAGCAACTCACCGTGGATTCCCGATCCCGGAAAGCTCAAGAATGGCGGGCGACTTGAGCGCTCCAGCCGAGAGAATCACCTCTCTTCTCGACATCACAACACTTACAGTGCCATGCTGTGAAGTAACCTCCACGCCAGCTGCACGGGTGTTCTCTCCACCAGGCACGTCTCTCCAAACAATCCGATTCACCCTCGTGTTCAACCAGGCATGCAGGTTCGATCGCGACTGAAACGGCCAAAAATAAGCCCGAGCGGCATCATACCGAATATACGCCTCCTCATCGATGGTCCAGGGGTAAATACTAAATCCACGCATGCGCCCAGCATTCACATCTACGTTCCACGGAATCCCCGCAGCGTGAAGCGTCTGGTTGACCGCAGGTGTCAGATCATTATCACCACTCTGCATACGTGGGAAAGCAACCTTGAGGGGACCGCGGGAGCCATGCGCAAAGGCATCGTATGTTGCGCCTGCATCCGTCTGCACGGCTGTCGGCAAGGTCAGGTTCTCGCTCTTGAGATAGTAAGGAAACAGACTCGTCCAGTTCCAGCGCTCATTGCCGATGGACTGCCAAGCGTCCAGTTGGACGTCCTCAGCACGCACGTAGGCCATTCCTAAACGCAGTCTTAGCTCTTCTGCATATTCATATCCATATCCGGATGGGGATGATTCACCATTGATTGCGCTCCCGCCACCCAGCGCTCGTCCGGCCCGGAGGATCTGTGGTTCTCCGCCGAAGAGCTGTGATTCACTGATGAACTGCCAGTCTATTTCGGTACCAAACGCACGGGAGTACGCGTCGACATCGGTCACATTCTCGTTGTCAAGGACTGATGGACCGGCTTCGATGATGAGAACGGAGACGTTGGGGTCCTCGGAGAGACGGTTGGCGACGACAAGGCCGCTGACTCCTCctccgacgatgatgaagtcATATTCGGGGGCCAGAGCAGTGACCagagtgagaaggagaatgaacGCACTGAGAATCATTATGCGTGGTGGGTGAGGCGCCTGTATGAACGAAGTCAAAAGGAGACGAACGATAGAGGCAGAGAAGTGTGTGGGAGATAAGCGCGTTGCCATTACTGTTTAGACGAGATAGTGAGGAAGCAGTGAATGAAAACAGACTTATCAAATCTAAAAGCTCAATATATACAAAGCTGCACTAGCGCAGGCATCTCTCTGAACAAACACCCATCACTACCTACCATACTTGACTTAAAGCTTCGCATTTCTCTGCTTCTCAAACGCCTCCACAGCTCTCAACGCAGCCTCTTCTCGCgtccctttcttctcctccacctgcTCCCTCCACGCAAGGTTACCCGCATGGTTATCCAAGATGTCCAGCGTATGCCGGtacatctcctccttcatcgtGCCATAGATCCCCGTCGCCGCCTTGGTCTGCAATCCGCGCTCCCGAATCAATTGCAGCGTCTCCTCAAGCCCGCCTACGCCGTCCACCAATCCCACAGCAACAGACTGTGGACCCGCGAACCGTCTCGCCTCAAGAATTAGATCCCGGAAGGCGGACGGGGACAATTTCTCCCGGAAGATGCTCATCATGGGGCTCTGCAGGGGCACCCCGAACTCGAGCTCGTTGATGCACAGAAACCCCTTGGTAGGATTCTGGATCCGGTAGTCGTGGTACATGGCCAGCATGAGCCCTCCTGCGAAGGCGTGCCCGTTCAGCAGGCAGATTGTTGGCATGGGGAACCTGTGCCATGTTAGAAAGATGCTGCGCTCTGAGACTTCAAAAACAACATACGTGAGAAAGCGCCGGAATAGCTTCCAGAGCCACTTATCGAGGAAGCCCTCTGTGGTAGTTGCGAGTTCGAGGTCGAGCCCGTTGCTGTAGAATTTGGGGATGCCGCTCGTGGTGATCACGACGCCTTTGGGGAAGCGGTGCTCAATTATGTCTAAGGCTAGAATGAGGGCGTCGATGAAGTTTGGGGTGATTCTGTTATCTTTTGGCGAGGTGAAGGTGAGGAGGTAGatgtttttctctttctcggAGGAGGTGGGATTGGTGCAGACGATGCTGCCTcctgtggaggagatggggATGGTGAACAAGGACATGATGGCTTTGTAGTGGAGAGTGCTTTATTGATCTTTGCTGGTATGAGAGCAAAGGATTTCACAGCATGAAGCTATGTACATCATTGTTAAGATGAAGATATGCTTTTATGGAGTGGTAGCGATAGCTCTTCCTTGAACCTCGGTTGGACCGCTCCATAGAACGAATTATCATCAATCTTTGCGGTATATCACATGCTGTCGAGGTCCGATAGAATAATCATATCCACAACCATACCTTCATTCCCAACTTATGTCCATGTCGATGATTCTTGCGTAATCAAGCTGGAGATGGGATGAAGTTGAAGTTTGGATGCACCTATGCAGTGCTCTGGTCTGGGGCTGGACATGGGCGCCGTGGGACCACAATGCACCGTTAGATCAGTCATCGACGATTATACATGACAAACACCGACAGGAGTCTATAGATCTCCTGCAGTTGATAATTAAATGAGTCAACCAACTGAGGGACCACCTTGCAGGGATGAAAGAACATCACCAATGAGAGCGGGGCAAAGACCAACAGTTGATTAAGTCTCCGACGTTCAGAGGAACTCTCCGTGGTTGGATGTACCCAGGATCTTTCAAGCTTCAACACAGTGAAGTTCGTCTTTCAATCTGACCCCACTGTGAAATCAAAAATGGCAAGCATTGCATTCCCAGAGATCGCCAAGCTCCACACTCTCTCAACTTCCCATACATACAACTATGTCTACCACGCAGCAACTGCGTCACAAGCAACCATCCTTCTCCTGCACGGGTTCCCGTCTTCCTGCTATGACTGGCGTCACCAGATCCATCACTTCATCAATCTAGGATATGGAGTCCTGGCACCAGATCTACTGGGGTACGGCGGCACCTCCAAACCCACCGCGGTAGAGGAGTACAAGCTCAAGAGTATGGCAAGGGAGATCATAGAATTACTGGAGCATGAAGGTTTAAGACAGATTCATGCCGTGGCGCACGACACTGGATGTAATCTTCTTTCAAGGCTCGCAGATTATTACCCGGACCGTCTGCTGTCATGCACGTTCATCGCTGTACCCTACTCTAAGCCGGGGGAGCATTTTGACTTGGACATGGTAAACAGGTTCACAAAACAGTTGTTGGGATTTGAGAAATGTGGGTATATTGAATTTTTCGTAGAGGATGAAGCAGGCAGTACTTTGGATCAGCATGTGAGAACACAAACTCATTGTTAGGAGACCTCTCAGGCTAACCTTGCGGTCAATGACTAGCCGGAGTCGTTCTTCACGCTGTTCTACTCCAACAGCCCAGACTTGTGGGCTGAGCATCTTGGCCCTGTAGGCGCCATAAAGGCATGGCTTCAGAATGACAAGCAAGGTCCTTTGGCGTCCTATGTCAGCGAGGAGGTATATTAACATCGCATCATCCATTGACATCCGCTGACAAGCTCAGGAACGAGCTATGCACATCAGGATCTTGCAAGGCCACCACAAGCCAGCACTCAACTGGTACCATGCTCTTGTCAGGAATGTGAACAAGGATGACGAGGTCGAAGCAAACCTCGATGCAAAGTTCAAGATGCCAGTCCTCATGATCGGCCCGCAACTGAACAAGTTTGAGATACTCGGGTTCCTTGAACAGATGGAAGACTTCGCTGAGGACTTTACGCTCAAGCGAGTCAGTACGGCAGGTCACTGGATACAGCTTGAGGCGAGAGAAGAGCTGAATGCTATGCTTGAAGCATTCCTCGCACGCCCTGGCTGTGCCGGTAAAGTATAGTCATGTTCGCGTGTTGCACGCAAACGCGGACGACGAGAGCCTAGACGGATTTCATTCAGAGAAAGCCCAATGTATTATAAAACAGTATCGTATCGAATATCAATCTCTCTTCAAGTCTTCATATCAAGACAGTTTTCCTTTCCTCAGCTCCAAATGTTCCCCATGGCATAGATTCAGCGCAGGAATTAGACCTCAACCTCCATATCTCGAGCGACACTGCCCTAATTCGACTTCCAAGACATGCAGTTTAGCTTTTCGATGGAGCTGACTTGACCCTAATCGTCCTGGAGATCTCAGGCCTCTCGAGATCATTGATCAGTCCGTGCATCAGCAAAACTGGCTGGAAGTAGGCGTGTTTACTTCCAGAAACGTAGGAAATCAAAACAGGTCGCTGAtgtcctcgacgagctcaTGATAATTCGAGATATGACTAATGAGCAGATTAATGAACTCTAATAATGAAACGGAGCATCATGAAGTTCGCTTCAACAAGGTGGTAACGAGCAGCTATTGTCTTCAGAGGTGTATATAAATGAGACGTGGTCGTCCAAGGACACCACACAGAACACCCCAAGTCGAGAATGACAAGCAGTAACAAAGCTTCGAGTAAATCAGATTATTTGTATTTGCCTTCATTTACATTCTCCTACATTGTAGATAGAAATCATCACATAGGACGATCGCAAGAGAAGCAAGGCATCGTCACTGACGTCATGCATCCATCAAACTGCGTATCTCCCGCGAGGACGCCAGACATTCCATGAATGAAGCAATCTATTGTACAATCACAGGAAGACGAAGTCATTGTATTGCCCCTTCTATTGATCTTTTTTTCTTATCGCTAAGCTGCGTTTGCAAGCATCATCATAATGGAATCACCCGAACAGCCAGCGCAACCCTCCAAGCAAGCCGCATACGACCAACCCCAGAACCCCGTCACCCAGACACCCCAAGAGCAGCGAGTTCAGCCTCACCAGCGCCAGCGCGGTGATCCAGTCTCTTCCATTACCCGACGTACCGTAGACTCCAAACCATCCAATGACGAAGAACTCGCAAGACTAAAGCAGAGGCGggaacaggagcagaagaatCTGCAGGCCGCCTCTGATGTTGACTTGGAATATGGCGTGGAGGAGCAACCCGCAGAAGGAGACATTGCTCGAGCTGTAAGACAGAAAAGCGAGCGAGCACAGGCTGGGGCGCATGCAGGTCCCGTTGGCAGTGCACAAGGGCCAGGACACCCtggatttggagaagaaagagatcTTGCTGCGGACATGGAgcgaaagagggaggaaCATGATCGAATTCTAGGTGATCGTGTTGACCAGAGTCCTGATGACCCCCGCGGAGAGGCCGCCGAAAGGGAAGCGCTGAGACAGCGGAAgctgaaggaagaggagaatctGGATGTGAAAGGAGCCGTTCGTGCAGGTACAGGAGATCCAGTTGCCTGAAACAAGTAGGCAGGGATAAATTGGAGCTGGAAATTGTGTTTTAGTAGATAGGCATGAGGATATGTCATTGCTAGTTGTACATAACATGCGATCGGGTATCAAATCAAATGCTAAAAACATGGAACTGTGGATCAAGTATCAGCGTCATCGCCCTCACCAACAGagaccttcttcaaggataGATCCCGCTTCAAATCCTGGATACGCTTGGCGAGCTTGTGCTTCAAGATTTGGTTCTGCATGTTCTCCCACTTGACCGTCTCGGCGCGAATAAGGGCCTCGAGCTCGGCAATCTCTTCGCGATGTTGTTGGAACTGTCGCTGTTGCTCAAGCTGCTCATCATCCAGTTCGTTTTCAGGCACATCCGCCTCCTCGTCAGCATCTGAGTCACTTTCATCGCCCGATGTATCCGCTGCAGGCGTAGAAGGTTTAGTCGCCATTGGAGTTCCAGCTTGATAGAGATTCGCAAGGCCAGTATCCGAGGAAGGCGCTCCCTGTGGTTGCGCTTCATTGTCCCCGCGCAGAGCagcttccatctcctccaggagAGGATCGAGACCTCCATCATCGGCAGCAATCTCCTCCATGCCCTCATCGAGCTCGCCCTCTGCGTCCTGTTCATCGTCATAATActcatcttcctcataaTACTCTCCACTCTGGACAAGTCCTTCCGCCCGGTTCAATGATGTCTTGTCCAACAACTCATAGCGAGATGCAATAGCGGCTTCGTCTTGCGCAATCAGATCCTCCACAGCCTTCTCCACTTGTTCTATCGTTCGCGTGCTGAGCCGTTCGCGGAACCGCCGCTTTCTCACGTAACGCAAAGGGGGTGTCAGACCATGTGGATACTGCAAAGTCTTTTCATCCAGGATCTCGACGTCGGAGGGAAGAGGGTAATTGAGGGCCTCTGCATCGCTCGAAACAGGCCCTAAGACTAAAAGCATCTGACAGATATCTGCAGACTTATACCATCCACGCCGATCCCAACTTTTCATGCCTTCAATGATACAGGGCAAGTCCACCAGCGCCGCTGCGTACTGTTTATCACGGATCCGCAGGACGGCGCGTCGGCCCTCGCGCGTGAGGGGCTTGAAGGAGAATTCTGACCGATCGAATCGTCGTTCGTTGATCGTTTGACGTAAATATTCGCAGTCTTCGCCAGGAAGCATGCGCAAAATGAATTGCTCCTCGATGTAGGGATCGATTTCCGTATCAGAGGCTTCAGAGTCGTAGCCAACGCCGACAGGTCTGTTGGGGACCAGCCCCTTGTTCTTGATTCGGATC of Aspergillus fumigatus Af293 chromosome 2, whole genome shotgun sequence contains these proteins:
- a CDS encoding GMC family oxidoreductase, with the protein product MATRLSPTHFSASIVRLLLTSFIQAPHPPRIMILSAFILLLTLVTALAPEYDFIIVGGGVSGLVVANRLSEDPNVSVLIIEAGPSVLDNENVTDVDAYSRAFGTEIDWQFISESQLFGGEPQILRAGRALGGGSAINGESSPSGYGYEYAEELRLRLGMAYVRAEDVQLDAWQSIGNERWNWTSLFPYYLKSENLTLPTAVQTDAGATYDAFAHGSRGPLKVAFPRMQSGDNDLTPAVNQTLHAAGIPWNVDVNAGRMRGFSIYPWTIDEEAYIRYDAARAYFWPFQSRSNLHAWLNTRVNRIVWRDVPGGENTRAAGVEVTSQHGTVSVVMSRREVILSAGALKSPAILELSGIGNPRILNQHNIPVHVSLPGVGENLQDQMNTLMTASTHSPITGGRTVTFASATDIFSQDISSLANLTHTKLPSYAALVANMSNGAMQPEHLRAVFQVQHDLIFKNNIPIAEIIFKPGGEKTVNAGFWGLLPFARGNVHIRSSDPAAQPAISPNYGLLDWDIQLQVAIAKFIRRMFRSAPLEGMIEEESRPGLSAVPGDAADEVWGNWLEDNYASNFHAIGTAAMMPRSLGGVVNDRLQVYGTANVRVVDASIHPLQLCGHPMANLYAIAERTADLIKEDWTG
- a CDS encoding enoyl-CoA hydratase/isomerase family protein; translated protein: MSLFTIPISSTGGSIVCTNPTSSEKEKNIYLLTFTSPKDNRITPNFIDALILALDIIEHRFPKGVVITTSGIPKFYSNGLDLELATTTEGFLDKWLWKLFRRFLTYVVFEVSERSIFLTWHRFPMPTICLLNGHAFAGGLMLAMYHDYRIQNPTKGFLCINELEFGVPLQSPMMSIFREKLSPSAFRDLILEARRFAGPQSVAVGLVDGVGGLEETLQLIRERGLQTKAATGIYGTMKEEMYRHTLDILDNHAGNLAWREQVEEKKGTREEAALRAVEAFEKQRNAKL
- a CDS encoding alpha/beta fold hydrolase, with the translated sequence MASIAFPEIAKLHTLSTSHTYNYVYHAATASQATILLLHGFPSSCYDWRHQIHHFINLGYGVLAPDLLGYGGTSKPTAVEEYKLKSMAREIIELLEHEGLRQIHAVAHDTGCNLLSRLADYYPDRLLSCTFIAVPYSKPGEHFDLDMVNRFTKQLLGFEKCGYIEFFVEDEAGSTLDQHPESFFTLFYSNSPDLWAEHLGPVGAIKAWLQNDKQGPLASYVSEEERAMHIRILQGHHKPALNWYHALVRNVNKDDEVEANLDAKFKMPVLMIGPQLNKFEILGFLEQMEDFAEDFTLKRVSTAGHWIQLEAREELNAMLEAFLARPGCAGKV
- a CDS encoding transcription initiation factor TFIID subunit 7 family protein, with amino-acid sequence MSDAPRPSLKLTLGKKKAPEGASQPPNQPPPPSSETPQRKITLKIARKPQPTEEEEKAKKKKPSKKRPAEGLAGPSAPEASAQPAGPKRIKLNASKKPGVQSIRIKNKGLVPNRPVGVGYDSEASDTEIDPYIEEQFILRMLPGEDCEYLRQTINERRFDRSEFSFKPLTREGRRAVLRIRDKQYAAALVDLPCIIEGMKSWDRRGWYKSADICQMLLVLGPVSSDAEALNYPLPSDVEILDEKTLQYPHGLTPPLRYVRKRRFRERLSTRTIEQVEKAVEDLIAQDEAAIASRYELLDKTSLNRAEGLVQSGEYYEEDEYYDDEQDAEGELDEGMEEIAADDGGLDPLLEEMEAALRGDNEAQPQGAPSSDTGLANLYQAGTPMATKPSTPAADTSGDESDSDADEEADVPENELDDEQLEQQRQFQQHREEIAELEALIRAETVKWENMQNQILKHKLAKRIQDLKRDLSLKKVSVGEGDDADT